Proteins encoded by one window of Xylella fastidiosa:
- a CDS encoding aminodeoxychorismate/anthranilate synthase component II, with product MLLMLDNYDSFTYNLVQYLQTLGAEVMVIRNDAMTVEQIAALKPERIVISPGPCTPNEAGVSLKLIEQLGSSTPILGICLGHQSIGQAYGGDVIRATNIMHGKTSAIYHNGKGVFVGLPNGYDATRYHSLVVDKTTLPDVLEVTAWTENQDGTIEEIMGLRHREYFVEGVQFHPESILTAHGHALLKNFLEHPL from the coding sequence ATGTTGTTGATGCTGGATAACTACGATAGCTTCACTTACAACCTCGTGCAGTACTTGCAGACGCTAGGTGCTGAAGTGATGGTGATTCGTAATGATGCGATGACAGTTGAGCAGATTGCGGCGCTCAAGCCCGAGCGCATTGTCATATCGCCGGGTCCTTGCACGCCGAATGAGGCTGGAGTGTCTCTAAAATTGATCGAGCAATTGGGTTCTTCTACCCCGATTCTCGGCATATGTCTTGGTCACCAGAGTATTGGACAAGCTTATGGGGGCGATGTTATCCGCGCTACCAATATCATGCACGGTAAAACATCGGCGATTTACCACAATGGGAAAGGGGTGTTTGTTGGTTTGCCAAATGGTTACGATGCGACGCGTTACCATTCGTTGGTTGTTGATAAAACGACATTACCGGATGTCTTGGAAGTGACTGCATGGACAGAGAATCAGGATGGGACGATTGAGGAAATCATGGGCTTGCGCCACCGCGAGTATTTTGTCGAAGGTGTGCAGTTCCATCCTGAGTCGATCCTCACCGCGCATGGTCACGCATTGCTGAAGAATTTTCTGGAGCATCCTCTCTGA
- the yajC gene encoding preprotein translocase subunit YajC, whose translation MNLFDFFIPVAQAQSAAPAGASPGGGLQMFFLPVILIAVMYFSIIRPQMKRQKEYKTMMDHLGCGDEVITAGGIAGVVSVIGDEFVTVEIAENVRVRVQKSAIAKALPKGSLPSAK comes from the coding sequence ATGAACTTGTTTGATTTCTTCATTCCTGTTGCTCAGGCGCAGAGCGCGGCTCCGGCCGGGGCTTCACCAGGTGGCGGTTTGCAAATGTTTTTCTTGCCGGTCATTCTGATTGCGGTCATGTACTTTTCTATCATTCGTCCGCAGATGAAACGTCAGAAAGAGTACAAGACCATGATGGATCATCTTGGGTGTGGCGATGAAGTGATCACTGCTGGCGGCATTGCCGGTGTGGTGTCAGTGATTGGGGATGAGTTTGTTACTGTAGAGATTGCGGAAAATGTGCGCGTGCGCGTACAAAAAAGCGCCATTGCTAAGGCGTTGCCCAAAGGCTCGTTGCCGTCGGCAAAATGA
- a CDS encoding haloacid dehalogenase-like hydrolase has product MSALSPSLREDAPLVVFDFDHTLYDGDSGSDLFAWLMLRNPLRLLVALLVTPLLGPLVAMLATRRRSLSCYVWIATFGMRYTHEFNKVIRDYVRGHASQIRKRLLPKALEVFASHRIAGDCVVVATGAPPELVREILALVADQQEVVPVIGSSIVPRLGAIIVARHCHHEEKMRMLREQGYGDVAVAYSDSTADLPLLMAAKVPVVVNPKPKREKLFRRVLQPGTSIIHWGCPRRGGACD; this is encoded by the coding sequence GTGAGTGCATTATCTCCATCTTTGCGCGAGGATGCGCCATTAGTTGTCTTTGATTTCGATCATACGTTGTACGATGGCGATTCTGGCAGTGATTTGTTCGCTTGGTTGATGCTGCGTAATCCGCTGCGCTTGCTGGTAGCACTTCTAGTGACGCCTTTACTGGGCCCGTTGGTCGCAATGCTGGCGACGCGGCGCCGTAGTCTTTCCTGTTACGTTTGGATTGCTACCTTTGGCATGCGCTATACGCATGAGTTCAATAAGGTCATCAGGGATTATGTGCGAGGACATGCGTCGCAGATCCGCAAGCGCTTATTACCGAAGGCGTTGGAAGTATTTGCGTCCCATCGTATTGCTGGAGATTGTGTGGTGGTGGCCACTGGTGCTCCTCCTGAACTGGTAAGGGAAATCCTGGCTTTGGTAGCTGATCAGCAGGAGGTGGTGCCTGTGATTGGCAGTTCTATCGTGCCGCGTTTGGGGGCAATCATTGTTGCTCGTCATTGCCACCATGAGGAAAAAATGCGGATGCTCCGTGAACAGGGCTATGGTGATGTTGCTGTGGCGTATTCGGATAGTACTGCAGATTTACCGTTACTTATGGCAGCAAAGGTACCCGTGGTGGTGAATCCCAAGCCCAAGCGTGAAAAATTGTTCCGTAGGGTGTTGCAGCCGGGTACATCAATCATTCACTGGGGATGTCCTCGCCGTGGAGGCGCTTGCGATTAG
- the trpC gene encoding indole-3-glycerol phosphate synthase TrpC — translation MSNILTKILARKVEEIAERLLHVSQAELVARCADLPTPRGFAAALQATIAHGDPAVIAEIKKASPSKGVLREDFRPAEIAISYELGGASCLSVLTDVHFFKGHDDYLSQARDACTLPVLRKDFTIDPYQVYEARVLGADCILLIVAALDDAQLVDLSGLALQLGMDVLVEVHDIDELERAIQISAPLIGINNRNLSTFNVSLETTLTMKGLVPRDRLLVSESGILTSADVQRLRAAGVNAFLVGEAFMRAAEPGESLREMFFIT, via the coding sequence ATGAGCAACATACTCACTAAGATTCTTGCGCGGAAGGTGGAGGAGATTGCCGAGCGCCTTTTGCATGTCTCACAGGCTGAGTTGGTTGCGCGTTGTGCCGATTTGCCGACACCCCGTGGTTTTGCTGCTGCGTTGCAGGCGACGATTGCGCATGGTGACCCAGCAGTGATTGCTGAGATTAAGAAGGCCAGTCCTTCAAAAGGGGTGCTTCGCGAGGATTTTCGTCCTGCAGAGATCGCTATCTCATATGAGCTTGGTGGTGCTAGCTGTCTATCAGTGCTGACGGACGTGCATTTCTTCAAGGGTCACGATGATTATTTGAGTCAGGCGCGTGATGCTTGCACTCTTCCGGTGTTGCGCAAAGATTTCACGATAGACCCGTATCAGGTGTATGAGGCACGTGTGCTTGGTGCTGATTGTATTTTGCTGATTGTCGCTGCATTGGACGATGCTCAATTGGTTGATTTGTCCGGCTTGGCATTGCAATTGGGGATGGATGTGCTGGTTGAGGTTCACGATATTGACGAACTTGAGCGTGCAATACAGATTTCTGCGCCATTGATTGGTATCAACAACCGTAATCTGAGTACCTTCAACGTGTCATTGGAGACAACGTTGACAATGAAAGGGTTAGTGCCGCGTGATCGTTTGCTCGTAAGTGAGAGCGGTATCCTTACCTCTGCCGATGTGCAACGGTTGCGTGCTGCGGGTGTGAATGCGTTTCTTGTTGGTGAGGCGTTTATGCGTGCGGCTGAACCTGGTGAGTCACTCAGAGAGATGTTCTTCATCACGTGA
- a CDS encoding MarR family winged helix-turn-helix transcriptional regulator: MESLETTDLRLAVTCQRFPAYSRNQAVLLGLVKHIYKRIHTDCNRFLRRFGLSYPEYDILMIIYGTEDFSLTPTEVAESSGEKPANVTRLTNSLCEKGLIRRSIHHNDRRKVTLTLEPAALELLDKALPEACVQMEAQVCNLSEQENQELEHLLKKMLSMIDNSTDKQ, encoded by the coding sequence ATGGAGAGTTTAGAAACAACCGATCTACGTCTTGCTGTCACTTGTCAGCGCTTTCCTGCTTACTCGCGTAATCAAGCCGTGCTTTTAGGTTTGGTCAAACATATTTACAAGCGGATTCATACGGATTGCAATCGATTCTTACGTCGGTTTGGTCTCAGTTATCCTGAATACGATATTCTGATGATCATATACGGTACTGAGGATTTTTCTCTGACACCAACCGAGGTCGCCGAGTCTTCTGGTGAAAAGCCAGCGAACGTGACTCGTTTAACAAACAGTCTTTGCGAGAAAGGGTTGATTCGACGTTCTATTCATCACAATGATCGTCGTAAGGTCACTCTGACTTTAGAACCAGCTGCTTTGGAATTGCTCGACAAGGCATTGCCGGAGGCTTGTGTGCAGATGGAAGCGCAGGTTTGTAATCTATCTGAACAGGAGAATCAGGAATTAGAACATCTGTTGAAGAAGATGCTTTCGATGATTGATAACTCTACTGATAAGCAATAA
- a CDS encoding M24 family metallopeptidase, with protein sequence MSIQIGHLTFEQAHAQLAPWAQRAPAITVNEYAQRIEQARVLMRIQGVDALLVGAGASLRYFTGVPWHASERLVALLILLSGDPLLICPVFEEGSLDAVLLLPVGKRLWEEHEDPYALVAQAMREHGARTLALDSGATFAVHTGLCRHVDAGAITDATAIVDGCRLCKSPAELALMQQACDMTLQVQRLAAGIAHEGIGTDAMVRFIDEAHRALGADNGSTFCIVQFGEATAFPHGIPGVQHLVEGQLVLIDTGCTVQGYHSDITRTWIYGKPSDHQRRIWDLEQAAQAAAFAVVRPGVACEVVDRAARQVLELGGLGPDYRLPGLPHRTGHGCGLAIHEAPYLVRGNRTVLCPGMCASDEPMIVVPGHFGVRLEDHFHVTEDGAHWFTLPSPEIDRPFI encoded by the coding sequence ATGAGCATACAAATCGGTCATCTCACTTTTGAGCAGGCACATGCGCAACTTGCGCCGTGGGCGCAGCGCGCTCCTGCGATTACTGTGAACGAATACGCGCAGCGCATTGAGCAAGCGCGTGTATTGATGCGTATCCAAGGGGTCGATGCATTGTTGGTCGGTGCTGGCGCGTCGCTGCGCTATTTTACTGGGGTGCCTTGGCATGCGAGTGAACGTCTGGTGGCGCTATTGATCTTGTTGTCCGGTGATCCGCTGTTGATTTGCCCAGTGTTCGAGGAAGGGTCGCTTGATGCAGTGTTGTTATTACCAGTCGGCAAGCGTTTGTGGGAGGAGCACGAGGATCCGTATGCGTTGGTGGCGCAGGCAATGCGTGAACATGGTGCGCGTACGCTTGCGTTGGATTCTGGTGCGACGTTTGCGGTGCATACAGGGTTATGCCGTCATGTAGATGCGGGGGCGATTACTGATGCAACTGCGATTGTTGATGGTTGCCGGTTGTGCAAGTCGCCAGCGGAATTAGCGTTGATGCAGCAAGCATGTGACATGACATTGCAAGTGCAGCGTTTGGCTGCGGGGATTGCGCATGAGGGCATCGGTACGGATGCGATGGTGCGGTTCATTGATGAGGCGCATCGTGCGCTAGGTGCCGACAACGGTTCGACTTTTTGCATTGTGCAGTTCGGCGAGGCGACGGCGTTTCCGCATGGTATTCCTGGGGTGCAGCACTTGGTTGAGGGCCAGTTAGTATTGATTGATACAGGTTGTACGGTGCAGGGCTATCACTCGGATATCACACGTACCTGGATTTACGGTAAGCCTAGCGATCATCAGCGGCGCATCTGGGATTTGGAGCAGGCTGCGCAGGCGGCAGCATTTGCAGTGGTGCGGCCTGGTGTGGCTTGCGAGGTGGTGGATAGGGCGGCACGTCAGGTTCTTGAACTCGGTGGTTTGGGACCTGATTACCGTCTCCCGGGCTTGCCGCACCGTACGGGCCATGGGTGTGGTCTTGCGATTCACGAGGCGCCGTATTTGGTGCGTGGTAACCGCACTGTACTTTGTCCTGGGATGTGCGCCAGTGATGAGCCGATGATCGTGGTCCCGGGGCACTTTGGTGTGCGTCTTGAGGATCATTTTCACGTCACGGAGGATGGCGCACACTGGTTCACATTGCCCTCACCAGAGATCGACAGGCCGTTTATCTGA
- a CDS encoding DUF885 domain-containing protein: MAVTVSVAQATPAPFDMAARFKALYTREWRWRQAEFPGVVERSSQPQCVDHLPKVDLARQNKRTAYWQQVLEELKTIDPVRLSSKDQINYQVYRQQIEVLLDGQRFRSWEMSFNSDTAFWSDLSFSARDRFRTSEDYRCYLGVLADIPRYFNEQIVNLRQGLARGFAQPRVTLEGRDQVIAEVAGAAGEDNLFYIPFKQMPTMMSAGEQARLRAQVLHLIVDQVVPAYRHLLAFMREEYLPKARTVLAAESLPGGVAYYRAKIFEYTTLDLDPEAIYQIGVAEVAKLRQQMDQVIVDSGFKTSPDQQIFSAFLRYLRTDPQFYPKTPEALLKEAAWIAKRVDAKIGLYIGRLPRRRFAIEPVPADVAPYYTSGRGGPGIYFVNTYDLPSRPLYNLTALTLHESSPGHALQMPLAEEAKEVPEFRRYAFISAYGEGWAVYAEYLGQEMGLYDTPYDRFGYLSYQIWRACRLVIDTGIHHKGWTRAQAQAYLRDNTALSEREITTEVDRYISWPGQALSYYLGELKILELRHKAEAALGAKFDIRHFHDAVLGLGSVPLQVLEARIDRFIAEDGRSPYPETIAVVH, encoded by the coding sequence ATGGCTGTGACTGTGAGTGTTGCTCAGGCGACACCGGCGCCATTTGATATGGCTGCGCGTTTCAAGGCGCTGTATACGCGCGAGTGGCGTTGGCGTCAGGCAGAATTTCCGGGTGTTGTGGAGCGCAGTAGCCAGCCGCAGTGTGTCGATCACTTGCCAAAGGTGGATTTGGCGAGGCAAAACAAACGCACCGCTTACTGGCAGCAGGTGCTTGAGGAGTTAAAAACAATCGATCCGGTGCGGCTTTCATCGAAAGATCAGATTAATTATCAGGTCTATCGGCAGCAAATTGAGGTGCTTCTTGACGGTCAGCGCTTCCGGAGTTGGGAGATGTCGTTCAACAGCGATACGGCGTTCTGGAGTGATTTGAGTTTCAGTGCGCGTGACAGGTTTCGCACTTCTGAGGACTATCGTTGTTATCTTGGGGTGTTGGCTGATATTCCGCGTTATTTCAACGAGCAGATTGTTAACCTGCGTCAGGGGCTTGCGCGTGGTTTTGCTCAACCCAGGGTCACGCTTGAGGGGCGAGATCAGGTGATTGCTGAGGTCGCTGGTGCTGCTGGTGAGGACAATCTGTTCTACATCCCATTCAAGCAGATGCCCACGATGATGTCTGCTGGAGAGCAAGCCCGGCTGCGTGCTCAGGTGCTGCACTTGATTGTGGATCAGGTGGTGCCAGCCTATAGGCATTTGCTGGCATTTATGCGGGAGGAGTATTTGCCTAAGGCACGTACGGTGTTGGCCGCTGAATCGTTGCCGGGGGGTGTCGCGTACTACCGTGCAAAGATTTTTGAGTACACCACGCTGGATCTTGATCCGGAAGCCATCTATCAGATTGGGGTGGCTGAGGTTGCGAAGTTGCGTCAGCAGATGGATCAGGTGATCGTTGATAGCGGTTTCAAAACATCGCCGGATCAGCAGATCTTCTCGGCGTTTTTGCGTTATTTGCGTACCGATCCGCAGTTTTATCCGAAGACTCCTGAGGCGTTGCTCAAGGAAGCGGCTTGGATTGCAAAACGTGTGGATGCCAAAATCGGTCTCTATATTGGTCGCTTGCCACGCCGCCGTTTTGCTATTGAGCCGGTGCCGGCAGATGTGGCGCCTTACTACACAAGTGGCCGTGGTGGTCCGGGGATCTATTTTGTCAATACTTACGATCTGCCATCGCGTCCGTTGTATAACTTGACGGCGTTAACGCTGCACGAGTCTTCGCCAGGCCATGCGTTGCAGATGCCGTTGGCAGAGGAGGCGAAAGAGGTGCCGGAGTTCCGCCGTTACGCGTTTATTTCCGCTTACGGGGAAGGGTGGGCCGTGTATGCAGAGTACTTGGGGCAGGAGATGGGATTGTACGATACGCCGTATGATCGCTTTGGCTATCTGAGTTACCAGATATGGCGTGCTTGCCGCTTAGTCATTGATACGGGTATCCATCATAAGGGGTGGACGCGCGCCCAGGCGCAAGCATACTTACGTGACAACACTGCACTGAGTGAGCGTGAGATAACGACCGAGGTTGATCGTTACATCAGTTGGCCGGGGCAGGCGTTGTCGTATTACCTGGGTGAGTTGAAGATTTTGGAGTTGCGTCATAAGGCTGAAGCTGCGCTGGGGGCGAAATTCGATATCCGTCATTTCCATGATGCCGTGTTGGGGCTGGGTTCGGTACCGCTACAGGTCTTGGAGGCAAGGATTGATCGTTTCATTGCCGAGGATGGTCGATCTCCGTATCCAGAGACTATTGCTGTAGTGCATTAG
- a CDS encoding DUF885 domain-containing protein, with translation MPSICTLAVSLLSVVLLSACTSSSSLSRSDTRDCRVIPSEQAARAFDQLLNEQWQYELAHSPEFASIIGDKRYNDRWSDYSSAAVAADRQATVGFLAKFQKVNAAALDGQRQLSLILMQRQLQDHLEAIRLRLHEMLLEPVGGVHLELASDADMFPFDDIKDYRDYIKRLQRVPALIDQVIEISRQGAQDGLTQPRYLLETLPAQIRKIAEAAGADSPFASPLKTLDQVVTDAAQRAQLRAALITAIDQQVRPAYETLAAFVQNEYAAKGREHEGLWSLPDGEARYRFAIHTQTTTDRSPEDIHRIGLREVARIEGEMTAIAISIGYKDLASFRKAVANDKAHFAEDDEQILGLYRGYIAGMQVALPKLFEDGDLPKTPLEVRAMPAFRRQAPGAEYLQGTPEGSKPAIVMVNTNDAIERTLVNVETTAYHEGVPGHHLQISLAQRLPLPPFRQHAGYNAYVEGWALYAERLGKEAGFFKDPYSDYGRLAGELLRANRLVLDTGVHYKRWTRQQMVDFFHAHPSDDEPSIQAETDRYIVWPGQALGYKLGEMQILRLRAKAEKVLGARFDLRAFHDAVLGGGAMPLDVLAQRIDAWIAQVQGVQQAKR, from the coding sequence ATGCCGTCGATCTGCACTCTTGCTGTCTCGCTGTTGTCTGTGGTGCTGCTGTCGGCGTGCACTAGTTCTAGTTCACTTAGCAGGAGTGATACCCGTGATTGCCGTGTGATTCCGTCTGAGCAGGCGGCCCGTGCCTTCGATCAGTTGCTCAATGAGCAGTGGCAGTACGAGCTTGCCCATAGTCCTGAGTTTGCCAGCATCATCGGGGATAAGCGGTACAACGATCGTTGGAGTGACTATTCGTCTGCTGCAGTTGCTGCAGACCGTCAGGCGACTGTGGGGTTTTTGGCAAAGTTTCAGAAGGTCAATGCGGCTGCGCTTGATGGGCAGCGCCAACTGAGTTTGATATTGATGCAGCGCCAGTTGCAGGACCATCTGGAGGCAATCCGGCTGAGGTTGCACGAGATGCTGTTAGAGCCTGTTGGCGGTGTTCATTTGGAACTTGCCAGTGATGCCGACATGTTCCCATTTGATGACATCAAGGATTATCGGGATTACATCAAGCGCTTGCAGCGGGTGCCTGCGCTGATTGATCAGGTGATTGAGATTTCGCGCCAGGGTGCGCAGGACGGTCTGACGCAGCCGCGTTATCTATTGGAGACGCTCCCGGCACAGATTCGCAAGATTGCTGAGGCGGCGGGTGCCGACAGTCCATTCGCTTCGCCATTGAAGACGCTTGATCAAGTGGTCACGGATGCAGCGCAGCGTGCGCAATTGCGTGCGGCGCTGATCACTGCGATAGATCAGCAGGTACGTCCGGCGTATGAAACGCTGGCAGCGTTTGTGCAGAACGAGTATGCGGCGAAGGGCCGTGAGCACGAGGGGCTATGGTCGTTGCCGGATGGGGAGGCACGCTATCGTTTTGCAATTCACACGCAGACCACCACTGACCGTTCTCCGGAGGACATTCATCGCATTGGTCTGCGTGAGGTTGCACGGATTGAGGGTGAGATGACTGCAATCGCGATCTCAATCGGTTACAAGGACTTGGCTAGCTTCCGCAAGGCGGTGGCGAATGATAAGGCGCATTTTGCGGAGGATGATGAGCAGATCCTCGGTTTGTATCGCGGTTACATCGCTGGCATGCAGGTGGCGTTGCCTAAGCTGTTTGAGGATGGTGATTTGCCGAAGACTCCGCTGGAGGTGCGGGCAATGCCAGCGTTCCGCCGCCAGGCGCCCGGTGCCGAATATTTGCAGGGCACTCCGGAAGGGAGCAAGCCGGCTATTGTGATGGTCAACACCAACGATGCGATTGAGCGTACGTTGGTTAATGTCGAGACAACGGCCTACCATGAGGGGGTGCCAGGGCATCACTTGCAAATCTCGTTGGCGCAGAGGTTGCCACTGCCGCCGTTTCGGCAGCATGCGGGTTACAACGCGTATGTTGAAGGATGGGCGTTGTACGCTGAGCGCTTGGGTAAGGAGGCCGGTTTCTTCAAAGACCCTTACAGTGATTATGGGCGCTTGGCGGGGGAGCTGTTGCGCGCTAATCGCTTGGTATTGGATACGGGGGTGCACTATAAGCGCTGGACGCGGCAGCAGATGGTCGATTTTTTCCATGCGCACCCGTCCGATGATGAGCCGAGCATTCAGGCGGAGACGGATCGTTACATTGTCTGGCCGGGGCAGGCGTTGGGCTACAAGCTGGGTGAGATGCAGATCCTAAGGTTGCGTGCTAAGGCTGAGAAGGTTCTCGGTGCCCGGTTCGATCTCCGAGCATTTCATGATGCGGTGTTGGGTGGTGGTGCGATGCCTTTGGATGTGTTGGCGCAGCGGATTGATGCGTGGATTGCTCAAGTGCAGGGTGTGCAGCAGGCGAAGCGATGA
- the trpD gene encoding anthranilate phosphoribosyltransferase, which translates to MSMTAQKALQRIVEHREILQDEMVQLMRQIMNSEVSGIMVAAILAGLRVKKETVGEIAGAATVMREFSRKVNVQDRTHLVDIVGTGGDGWHTFNISTCAMFVAAAAGAKVAKHGNRSVSSKSGSADVLEALGASIELQPLEVAEAIGCIGVGFMFAPIHHPVMQVVSPVRREMGVRTIFNILGPLTNPADAPNILMGVFDPDLVGIQVHVLHKLGAERALVVCGRDGMDELSLGTTTLVGELRGGRVCEYEVSPEDYGMAVSPISNLRVESSAESREMLLNVLAGKPGPALDVVALNAGAALYVAGVAQDIGHGVALAREVIFNGRARNILNQYVAFTRRPRNV; encoded by the coding sequence ATGTCCATGACTGCTCAAAAAGCGCTACAGCGCATCGTCGAACACCGCGAGATCTTGCAGGATGAGATGGTGCAGTTGATGCGCCAGATCATGAATAGTGAGGTTTCCGGAATCATGGTCGCAGCGATTCTTGCCGGATTACGTGTAAAGAAGGAGACCGTTGGAGAGATTGCGGGTGCAGCGACGGTGATGCGCGAGTTCTCCCGTAAGGTGAATGTGCAAGATCGCACTCATCTGGTCGACATTGTTGGTACTGGTGGTGACGGTTGGCATACTTTCAACATTTCCACTTGTGCGATGTTTGTGGCGGCGGCTGCCGGCGCTAAAGTGGCTAAGCATGGTAATCGTAGTGTTTCTTCTAAGTCTGGTAGTGCCGATGTACTTGAGGCATTGGGGGCATCTATTGAGTTGCAGCCCTTAGAGGTGGCGGAGGCTATTGGGTGTATTGGTGTTGGTTTCATGTTTGCACCGATTCACCACCCAGTGATGCAGGTTGTTTCACCGGTGCGGCGCGAGATGGGGGTGCGTACGATTTTTAATATCCTCGGTCCGCTGACGAATCCAGCCGATGCACCCAATATCCTGATGGGTGTATTTGATCCGGATCTGGTGGGTATTCAGGTGCATGTGCTGCACAAACTTGGTGCTGAGCGTGCATTGGTTGTCTGCGGCCGTGATGGTATGGATGAACTCTCACTCGGCACCACTACCTTGGTTGGTGAGCTGCGTGGCGGTAGGGTTTGCGAGTATGAGGTGTCTCCGGAGGACTATGGGATGGCAGTGTCCCCAATTTCGAATCTACGGGTTGAAAGCTCTGCTGAGTCACGGGAGATGTTATTGAACGTGCTTGCTGGGAAACCTGGTCCAGCACTGGATGTTGTGGCGCTCAACGCGGGTGCTGCACTGTATGTGGCTGGTGTGGCGCAGGATATTGGTCATGGAGTTGCGTTGGCGCGGGAGGTGATTTTCAATGGGCGTGCCAGGAATATATTGAATCAGTATGTGGCGTTCACACGTCGCCCACGCAATGTTTGA
- the tgt gene encoding tRNA guanosine(34) transglycosylase Tgt — protein MSRLQFQLQATDGAARRGQLSFPCGTVQTPTFMPVGTYGAVKGVLPGQLCDLGAEIILGNTFHLFLRPGLEVIADHGGLHGFMRWNGPILTDSGGFQVFSLAHRRKISEQGVTFAAPTDGAQVFLGPEESMKIQKVLNSDVVMIFDECTPYPATEDVARDSMELSLRWAQRSRDAHDALDNDAALFGIIQGGVHPDLRGRSLDGLQAIGFDGYGIGGLAVGESESERNVILEYLHPRLPTDRPRYLMGVGRPEDLVESVARGVDMFDCVMPTRHARNGQYFTGFGTVKIRNACYARDVDPIEQGCGCPACVGGYTRAYLRHLDRCNEMLASMLGSLHNLWYYETLMANMRAAITAGTFFAFRRSFYLARGLDPPPLP, from the coding sequence ATGTCTCGATTGCAGTTTCAGCTTCAGGCGACCGATGGTGCTGCCCGTCGTGGTCAATTGAGTTTTCCATGCGGTACCGTGCAGACGCCAACCTTCATGCCGGTCGGCACGTATGGTGCTGTGAAGGGGGTGTTGCCAGGGCAGCTTTGTGATTTGGGTGCGGAAATCATCCTTGGTAACACGTTCCACTTGTTTTTGCGCCCAGGTCTGGAGGTGATTGCTGATCATGGCGGTCTGCATGGCTTCATGCGCTGGAATGGGCCGATCTTGACGGATTCTGGTGGCTTTCAAGTATTTTCGTTGGCGCACCGGCGCAAGATCAGTGAGCAAGGTGTGACGTTTGCAGCACCGACAGATGGTGCTCAGGTGTTTCTTGGACCTGAGGAAAGCATGAAAATCCAGAAAGTGCTGAATTCGGATGTCGTAATGATTTTCGATGAATGCACGCCTTATCCGGCCACTGAAGATGTGGCGCGTGACTCAATGGAGTTGAGTCTGCGGTGGGCGCAGCGTTCACGTGATGCCCATGATGCCTTGGACAATGACGCGGCTCTGTTTGGGATTATTCAAGGCGGTGTGCATCCTGATCTGCGCGGTCGGTCGTTGGACGGTTTGCAGGCGATCGGCTTTGATGGCTACGGGATTGGTGGTTTGGCCGTCGGTGAGTCGGAATCTGAGCGCAATGTGATTCTTGAGTACCTGCATCCACGTCTGCCGACGGACCGACCGCGCTATCTAATGGGGGTGGGTCGACCGGAGGATCTGGTTGAGAGTGTGGCCCGTGGCGTGGATATGTTCGATTGTGTGATGCCCACCCGTCATGCGCGTAATGGGCAGTATTTTACTGGATTCGGTACGGTTAAGATCCGTAATGCTTGTTATGCGAGGGATGTGGATCCCATTGAGCAGGGCTGTGGTTGTCCGGCTTGTGTTGGCGGCTATACTCGTGCTTACCTCCGCCATTTGGACCGTTGTAACGAGATGTTGGCATCAATGCTTGGTTCCTTACATAACCTTTGGTACTACGAAACATTGATGGCTAATATGCGTGCGGCGATTACAGCGGGGACTTTTTTTGCATTCCGGCGTTCTTTCTATCTGGCGCGTGGTCTTGATCCTCCGCCTCTGCCTTAG